TCTGACTTGAGGAATACCCTCTTTGACAGAACTTCTTCAAAATCTGAGTCACCGTCATAAACCTCCCATTCCATCTCAGGAAAACTGTTTTCCCCCACCTCCACCATTTCGTCAAAAATGAATCGGTTATCGGCAGCTACATAGAAGGCCCCTTCTTCAAGAACCCCGACTAATCGATCGCCATTAAACCAAAGGTGTACTTTCTCCAGTACTTCATCAATCGTCTTAACCTGATCTCCCAATCCACATGAAAGGGCAGTTTGAAATTCAAATAGTGTGAGATTATGATCAAACCTCGTCTCATAGTTACCGTACTCTTTTTCCAGGAACTCTCGAATTTCGTCATAATCTTGTATACCTTCGTACTGTCTATGTATGACCGCCATATTCCCTCACCCCTCTCCTTTAAACCCCAATCCTATCTCCCCAAGCGCCTTCTTAAGCTTCGGAATCGACGACGGCCCCATTCCGTGAAATGCCAGAACCTCCTTCTCACTGAACCCAGCCAGTTCTTCAAGCGTCGTGATCCCGTTATTCGCCAACGCTCTTCTCGCCGGGCTTGAGAGCACAGATTGAAATCCTGTGTCAGGTTTCCGTTCTTTTTCACATACTGGACAGGTCGGACAATCACTTTTTTTCACAAAGGTATGTCCGTTGTCACATATCTTCACGTTTTCCTTGAAAGTCATGCTGCCACTCCTTTCTTCTCTCGCATCAGTGTCAACGCATTTACTAGAATCGTGACGATGATCAGCACGGCAGAAGCGAACGCGACGGCTCCCGATGTATCCATGAGCGCCGACCAGTCCCCGATTTTGACCAGATGATGGTGATAGAAAATCTGGAAGGAAAGAGACAGGGCGCACGCTCCCATGCTCATGACGGCAAGGCTGAGTTGATTTTTTCTAAATGTTACGAACGGAAGTGTCCACGCCAGAAGCCCAAGCAGCAGGCTGCCGACATTCAGCCAAACGATCATGCCATTTCCCCCTCTTTTACCTTATTCCTTGATCTCCACAACCATGAAGTTAATAGGAGAACTACCCCAGCACACGTTGCAATCAGATGGTACCCAAGAAGATCTCCCGTTTTTATATATACAATCGCAAGCGTCCCACCAAAGATGATCATAATGGAAAACGACAAGCGTATGAGATACGTATTTATTTTCACATAATCCCCTCCTCCCCTTCATTATTCCAAAATATGTTAACCTATTCAATCCTTTCCTCATGGTAAAATAGAAAATATAACCAAAGGAGTCTGGTAATGTGAAATACATCATGATCGGGACGGCTTGTCTGATGGTCATCGGGATCATCGCAGGCACGTACTTTTTTGAAAAAGAACCTAAAGTAAGTCAACCGGAGACGGCGGAAATACGTGATCCCGGTCCCCCTCCACTTCAATCGGTGGATGAAACGGCACCTGTAGGGTATTCGCTCCAACAGGATCAGCTGCAGATCACCTACAACCATGGAGAGAAGTGGATTCAAGTACCTGTAGAAAAGGAGAATTTATTCCAAGGGGAGTATGCCGGGAGTGAGGATGAGCTGATACCGGATAGCTATATCCTGACAGAAGATCTTACTGCCTTCTTATATGCACGTGATTATTCCGTCGATAAAAGCGTCCAATTGCTTTTTTCAAAGGACAAAGGAAAGACATGGGAAGATGCCAAAGTCACACCCGCTTCTCCGCCCATCCGTTTCAGGAAGGTCGGCTTCCTCAATGAATCCTTCGGCTATGTGATTCTTTCTGCCGACCGGACGATGTCACAGGAAATGATCACGGTCTACTTATCCGAAGACGGCGGGAAGACGTGGAAAGAGATGCCGCGTCCTGACATCACCCGGCTCATCTATGACGGGGGCTTTGTCGACGAAGACACCGGTTTCCTCTCCTTCGGCATCCTTAACCCGGAAGAACCGGACCTGCATGTCACACAGGACGGGGGGAAATCGTGGAGCAAGGCAACGATGGAGATCCCGGATCAGTATAAAAGGATTTTTGTCATAGCGGAAATACCTTTCAAAGAAGAAGATCACCTGGCCGTCTACGTCAATCAAGGTACGAACGGTGACTATGAAGGCGGAAAAGTAAAAGGGAAATTCATCTCAGATGATCAGGGAAGGACCTGGGCATTCCAGGAGGAGGTCCGGCCAGATGAAGACTAAGAAACTAACCGGACGGATACTTTTCATCTTATCCATCGCACTGTTCATTTTCCAGATGGGGTACCTCTTCCTTCACACATCATATGAATTGGAATACATCGATCATCGCCTATTCTATGCATTCAATATACTGATTGTGGCGGGCATGGTCGTTTCTATCTTCCTCCTCTTTACCATTCCAAAAGCGTGGAAGATCGTCTCATACGTGACAGCAGGTATTCTTATCCTCCTTCAAGGGGGACTCATCCTGAACCATGGTCAGCAAACGAAGCAGATTGTAAGCTTTTCACCAGATATGAAAAATCAGTTCGTTTTAAAAGAAGACAGAAATACGGGGGAAGCCGTATATTACAGAACCTATTACCGGATCTTCGCCCGTCCTAAAGAAGTCCTTCCCTACAAAACACAAGGGGAATTCAAGCTGAAGTGGCTTGAAAATGACATTGCGGCATTGACCTATCGTGCCTCTGACAACAGCCTCCATCAGTATATCGGTACATACGGCGCAAGGGATTCGGGCATTTCCTATTCCTATGTGGGACCGACGATTCAAGGTCAGTGGGAAGGAAACGGTGCAAGAATCGACAGCAGGCCAGAAGGAATCTCCGTCAACTACAACGGAAAATCCGGTCAATATAATTGGGACAATGTCGTCCAATTCGGCACCATCGCCATCGTCCTGATGCATGATGGGGAAGCGGAATGGACCATCGCGTTGAATGAAAATTTCGAAAGCCACTCCAATGATCCTAAACCTCCTTCAGGGGAGATTACCTTATATCAAGCCAGTACGGAATCTGTAAAGCCGGTCAGGCTTATGTTTGTGAAATAAAAAAGGCAGCCGTGATCGTTTCGACGATCACGGCTGCCTTTAATCTTTTTAGTATTACGTTCTGCCTCTCCAGGGGGTATCCCTGCAAGTGCTTAATCCACCTCTACCTTGTCAGACGGAGCGGATTCCTTATCCTCGATATTCACCGTGGTGATGTAATACGAATCCCCCTGTTCGGCTTCCTCATCGAAGAAACTCTTCCGCTCATGTGCAGAAATACTTGCGATATGTTTGTACTCTTTCGCATCCGCGTCCTTTTTATAGACTCTATATCCCATGACCGTATCACTTTTTACCGAATGCCATGAAACCGACCCTGTGTCTACCTGCACGGTCGTTGGAGGTTCTGGAGCCTTCGCTTCATTGACGTTCGTTTCAGAAATGAGTTCTGTATATACGACAAGCCGGTCCGGATAAAGGTGCTTGTCATGATTGAACGTTCCTGTGCACGTAATCACATTCAGGTTGCGTTTATCCGATGGTCCGAAGATTTTCTCGATCGGCGCTTCATCACTCGGATAGCTTTCCTTCGACTTCACTTCATAGGTTCGTTTCATCCCCTGTTCATCTGTCACGATGACCTTTTCCCCTATTTCGATGTTCTTGAGATAAAAGAAGATGGCCGGTCCTTTTTTACTGTCGACATGACCTGCAAGAACGGCATTTCCCTTGGCTCCGACCTTTACACCGCGATCGTACCAGCCGACGACATCCGTTTCTTCTGGCACTTCCATTTCCCCGTTCTCAAGAAGTCCGACTGGGATGACGTTCGTATCGATGTCCATGCTCGGGATCTGGACACGGGAAGGCGTAATTCCTTCTTCTTGAACCTTTACCTGCTCTTCAAGCTCTGTTTTCTTCTTCTTTAAAGAGTCAAGAAGAACAAATTCTTCTTCCTTGTGGGCGGTACCCACCCCGCTTTTGGCTTTTTCTTTTTTCACTGTTGGTTTCTCCACTGATTGAGCGGTGCCGGTTTCTTTCTCCGGTCCGTTTTTGGCAATGGCCTGAAAGCTGACTGCCCCGATCATCAGGACTGCGATCAGGATGATAAGCATTCGTTTCTTCATCGTATTCCCTCCACTTAAGAGAAGAGAGAAGAGCAGGATCCCGCTCTTCTCATGGCTCTATGATTATTGTTGATCCGCAAACTTCTTCTTAATGATGATTCCACCTGCCATCATTGCTACCGCTACAAATGTGATCCAGGCAGCCATTGGCATTCCCTCATCGGCTGCTCCACCCATTCCGGTGTTTGGCATTTGTTCCGGCATGTCACTTGAGGCAAACTTCTCAGGGTTTTGCTTCACAATCGCATCTCCAAGAGCTTTCCCTACACCGAACATGAACGCATATCCTTCACGGAATGTATCGGTGCTTGCTTTATAGTCTTCTGCTACATAGGAGTCGAACGCTTTCACGACTTGATCTTCATGTGTTTTAAGAGAAGAGATGGCTGCGTCTTTCGGAAGATTTCCTTCTGTTGCCGTTGCAAGGAATGTACCGAATTCTTCCGTGAACATACCGAGGCTGTCTTTCGCTGCCTTCACGCCTTCATCGTCACCAGCTAATGTCGCGCTCACAAGGTCTGCCTGCGCATTGATGTGCTCACTTGTCCATAATTTCTTGAATTGTGCCGCACCTTCTTCACCATAAATGGATCCGATCGCTTTCGTCCAAGCTTCTGTGTTCATATCTTCTACCCAAGTCGCTGTATCATAATCAGGCGCTTCGTTGACACCCTTTTGCATACTCATCGCTGCCAGCGCAAAGTGTTCTGCAGCCAGATTATTGAGTGTAGAGCGTAATTCCGCTGCCGGAGCATCTACTTTCGTGTTATTGAATTTATCCGGCATCTGCGTCACGATCGCTCCGGATAATGCTTTTGAGATATCGAACATTCTGTCGTACCCTTCTTTGAAGTTCGTTTGATATCCTTTGTAGTCCTCTTCTACATAGCTGTCAAATGCTTCGATGACATCCATTTCATGGGCTGTTAAAACTTCTTTCGCTGCCGCTTCTGGAAGATTTCCTTCTGTTGCAGTTGAAAGGAAGCTTGAGAATTCATTAACGAAATCCTTTACTTCGGCTTCAGCTGCTTTTCTCATTTCCGCGTCGTCTGATTTTGCTGCTTCCACAAAATCCGGTGAATACTCATTATGCCCCGCAAAGATCTCTTCGAATTTCTGAGCCCCTTCTTTACCATAAATCGACTCAATCGCCGGTGTCATATCCAGTGCATTTTGATTAAGTGCTTCATAAGCCTCTTTCTCATCCGGTGCGTCTTTGTAATCCTTCACCATGGCGTTGACCGCTAATACATAGTGTTCAGATAGTAATTGATCCAGTGTAGAACGAAGATCGGAAGCCGGCGTCACCGCTGTCGGTGTTTCTGCCGCAAAACTTGCCGTTGGAGCTAGTAGAGATAATCCTAACATCGGTGCTGCAATTTTCTTAAGTAATTTTGTTTTTTTCATTATTTGTAATCTCCTTTTTCGTTTTGTTTTTTGTATTCTGGTAAGATAACGTAGGAGATTTTGAAATGGATCACTTTTTTTTAAAAAAACTTTTCACCGGTATGTAATGTAAAATACGATAGTTTACATTTTTAAAAGAAGAACCTTGAATTTCAGACAATTCATTAAAAAAACCAAACATGCAATAAAGAACAAACCCCCTCTTTTCACCATTATATTTGGTATCCATACCTGCCTTACCACTTGTCCCACCTACCCCATGAACAAAGAACTTTCCAGCTACAGACCCGCTAAACCCGTTCTCAATAACACATCTTCATTACTGGAATTTTCGGAATACGGTAATCCTTATTAACATACCAACCTTAAGACCGATAACTACTATATAAAATAGGAGGTGTTTTTTATTATTATTTTAGAAAACCAAATTGTTTCACCTTTATTATTAAAGACTGCGATTGATTTAAAGCTCCCAATCTACTACGATACGGACGGGCGACATCCGATAATCCATGAAGAGGATAAGGTGCTGACCAATTCTGAAAGTTGCTTGACCGTTTTGGAAAAAGAGGCTCCTTCCCATCCTTTCTCCACCGCATCCAAGCTGGTGAAGAACAAAGCCGGTTTCCGCCAATTCTTATCAAGTGTATACCCAGACTATTACTTCCGCCTCATCTCCCTTGAAGACCTACTTCATTTGAACAAGGAAGAAATCCCTTTTCCGGTGGTCATTAAACCGAATAAAGGATACTCAAGTATCGGTGTATATATAATCGAAACGGAACAAGAGTGGGACCAAGCTGTGGAAAGCTTATATGCAGACCTGATTCTCACAAAAAATACATATTCAAATGCGGTTGTTGACGGAGAAGAAATCATCATTGAAGAATGGATTGATGGAGACGAATATGCCGTGGATTGTTATGTCACTCCATCCGGTAAGCCAGTGGTCCTGAACATTCTTAAAAGGACGTTCATGAATAACCGGGACACATCAGACAGGATTTACTTCACGTCGAAACAAGTAATCAACGAGATCAAGGAAGAAATCGAGACCTTCCTCCACATGCTAAGTGAGCGAATGGATGTAAAGAACTTCCCTTTCCACCTCGAAGTGAGAAAGAGCCGGAAAGGGATCAGAGCCATCGAACTAAATCCACTACGATTTGCAGGAGCGGGAACGACCGACTTGAGTCATCACGCATTCGGAATCAATGGAGCGGAACATTATTTTCAAGATAAAGAACCCGAATGGGAAGACCTTTTGGCACAGAAAGGAAATGAGGTCTACGGCTTCTTCTGTGCAGAGATCCCTTTGGAGATCAGTAAGCATTTTATTGAATCCATCGATCATGAAGGACTTATGAATAAATTCAGCCACGTCATTGAGTACCGGGCCATTCAGGCATCCAATGACCGGACTTTTGCCGTAATCTTCTTCCAGACGGCTGATCTGGATGAATTGCAATCGTTATTGCATCTGGATTTATCCACTTTCATCACGTTAGTTCAAACAGAGGAGACGGCCGTATGATGAAGAATTTATTCAATCCTAAAAAATCGATTCAAGCACAACTATTCTTAAGTTTCATTATCCCCTTTTTCATTTTAGGCGCACTTATCTTTTTATTTATACGATTCTTGACGGGGTACATTTTTGATGAGCATGTATTGCCACAATTTGATCAGTTGTTGACGATAAATGGAGAAAATTTGGCTAGGTCCATCGACGAAACAATCGTGAATGAAATCATCCTAAATGAGGATCAAAGCAACGGGGCCATTGGAAGTGAGTTAGACCAGTTTATTGAAGGCAGAGAAGGCATTGAGTATGTGTATGTCCTCACACAAAAGAATGGAAAAGATTTCATCGTAGGACTGAACGACAGCCCTGACACAATGGTCGAATCCCCCTTCACCGATGATCAGGCAAAGGCATTCACCAACCGGGAACCAGTTCTTTCATCGATTTATTCCGATGAGTGGGGAATGCATAAATCATATTTCGTCCCGCTTGAAGGAACGAATGCCATTGTCGGTATCGACATGAGTGCTCAATTTATTTCTGACTTAAAACGGAATATCACTATATTCCAGTCCATATTCATCGGGGTCGCTGTTCTCCTCGGCGCAATCTTATCGTACATCATCGGCAGACGGATGAAGAAAAACTTTGAACAGCTTCTTTCTTCTATGAATAAGGTCACCAATGGCGACTTAACGGAAAGCATCACCATTGATCGAGCAGACGAAATCGGCACACTTGCCCTTCGTTATGAAGAAATGAGAACGAGCCTGAAACAGGTGATCCACCATGTAAAGGGCAACGCCAACCAGATCAATGATACAAGTGCCGTGCTCGTAACAGCCTTTGATGAGTTGGCAGACGGCTCCAATCAAATTGCCATCGGAACTAGCGAAGAAGCCAATGCCAGCGAAAGCCGTTCTGTCCATATTGATCAAATATCTAATGGAACGACTCTCATGTCCGACAAAATCACCAGCGTCGCCAATCAAACAAAACAAATTGACCAATTCACACGAAACACCGGTCAAATCGCCAAAGAAGGAACCGGAAAAATCAAGAAAATCCAAGACCAAATGAACAAAATCAGATCCAACGGGGAAATCAATTCCACTAAATTGACTCAACTTGATGGAAAGATTTCTCAAATCAACCGGGACATCGGCCTTATTAAAGATGTAGCAGATCAAACAAATTTGCTTTCCCTCAATGCTTCCATAGAGGCTGCGCGTGCAGGAGAAGCTGGAAAAGGATTCTCCATCGTTGCTCAAGAAGTACAAAAATTGGCGAGCCTTACCGACGAAAATGTCAAAACCATCAATGCAGTACTGAAAGACATCACAGACCAGACTAATGAAATGTTGCACGCTAATAAAGAAATCAACACAGATATCAAAGAGGGTGCTGACCTTGTGGCAACAAGCGGTGAACTGTTCCAACAGATTTTCCAGGCTGTTGATTCCCTGACTGCTCAAGTAGCTGCCATGGTAGAAAATGTGGCGGACATACAAGGCACATCCCAACAGACAGTCGAATCCATCCATGAAGTAGCCGCCATTTCCGAAGAAGGTGTCGCCACCATCCAGGAAATCTCAGCCGCCTCTCAACAACAGCACACCACCGTCAACATGTTACGCAATCAAAATCAGGAACTGAAAGAAATGGCAGATTCCTTAAAGAAACTCGTCCAGAATTACAAACTGTCCTAATGAAGACAGAAAGCTCCCGGCAGACTTAGTGCTGCCGGGAGCTTTTGTGTTATTGAGCCTGCTCGACTACATCAATGATTGTTTTTTTTTGCTTAATATATCGACGACTTCTCTCTTCTTGTCCTCACATACTTAATCAGACTCGTAGTGTACATTGTCAGGAGAAATATTCCTACAAATCCATAAAGAAGAAAAGAAACCTTCCGTCCATCCATCCAACTTTGATATGCATGGATGAAACAGGGAAAGGACATTTAAAACTCAAATACACGTTGCCACGAGGTTATCCTCTTCCCTTTCACTACCTTTCAATATTCCTTATCTTCACCATTTGGAACGCCGTGAATGAACATGTCAAAATGGCGGTGAGTGAGAATAAAAACGGATTGTTTAAAAACTCCTGATTTCCACTTACTATAAACACAGCAATCCCCCAATACATAACGATTGCCAGAATTCGATTCACCTTTTCAGATTTAAACACAAGTTCTCAGCTCCTCCTACAAGTACCCTTTTTCATAGGAAAACACCAGAATCGCAGAAACCAGTAAAGTCATGACTGAGCCCACAGGTGTCAAAAACCCAATAGTGAATAGAGTAATAGCCCCATCATCCCCCTACCGTGATCCCGAATACCATTCCCCAAACTTCTTCATACCCGAATCCTCTTTCAGCCGATTGTATTCGAAGAAATCCCCTTCACCAAACTCAGCCATCGTTTTATGAAAATGGTCTGGAATAAAGATATACCATAGGTCCGACCAGCTATTCACATTCTCGGATCCTCGTATTTTTTCTGCGATGACGCCAGGAGACTTACTCTCAAAGAATCTCATTTCCTCCCCGTCGTAGTAAGCCAGACAGGACCTGAATTCACATGCTCTATTCTTCTCCCCAAGCATCAGTTTTAAAATCCCCTCGATGCCGATCGTGTCCAGCATGTGATTCACATATGCCCTCGGGAAACCATTCAATGTCGGGATGAAAAAGCCGGAATCCAGGGCAATGCATGGCTTCTTCACGATGGAGTATGCCTGCAATACTTTTTGTTTTGCGATTTCCTTGATATCATCACTTCTCGGTTCATTTAATTCTGCTTCAATCGGCAACACCTTTATGTTCGCCAACTCCTTTTGGGCAGAAGCAATTTTCCCTTTGTTGGTGGTGACAAAGATGATTTCTTTCATGGTTTTCTCTATCGTTTTTATCACTTTTCTTCCTCCCGATCCTGAATGCTTTCATCTAGCTGTAAGTCACTTGCTTTTTTCAATTCAAGCTGATGATATCCGAAGAAAGTAGCCAACACGCCCATCACAAATAAGATGCTTCCTCCCACCAAATAAGTATTCATATATCCTTTTAAAATAACGTTATAGTTTAGACCGTCGCTTCCATTATTGATTAACCATGACTCGGCACTGGCATTTCCAAAATAAACATTAAAGAAAAGCATGATAAATCCCGCTATCGTTGACAAAATACCCAGGGTGATGACAGTAGTCAAGGTATCCTTTGACATGGGCGTTTCCCCTTTCGTAAACCGCTATTGGTCAATCTGCACCGGCACCTCCACCTCCACCGCCGTCAAATCCTCCGCCTCCTCCGGAAAATCCACCGTCAGAGGAACCGGAAGACGTGCTAGGAGGGGGACCGCTCCACTTCCATGAATTCGTCAGAAACTCATGAGGATCCTGTCCCGATAGGATAAGGGCTGTAAGGGGGGCTGCTGAAAACAATGTACTGTCTTCCATGCCTTCACTCGATATCCTTTTCAGTTTCCTCTTTCGTTCAAACAGGAGGGTCCGGACCATCCACTTATCCATCTCCTCCCCGTTTCCTTTCGGGTACCCTTCTCTCTTCACCTGTTTTCGGAATCGACGGATGCCCGCTTTTACATCAAGTGCCGCTCCCGACAACGTATGGCGAGGGACGAAGAATAAGAGAAATAACGTTATTAAAAGGCACAAAAACAGGAGAAAGAAGGAGGTTTCATCCTTGAGTTGAGCAATCGCAAAAAATGAAATCACACCAAAAACAAGTGCCGGCCACTTCTTTTCATTCTTCCACCATAGTAATACAAGGGACCCACAACCAATGATTCCATAAAACCACATGGCAAACATCGATTTCATGTCAAAGTGATAGGCACATAAAGTTCCAAGCACAACAGAAAGTGGTGCAAGCTTCGTAACGAAGTGGAACCACCGGTCATGCAGAAGTCCCGCTTCCTTGGCTTCTTTCAACACTTCGGCAAACCATTCTCTTTCCTGTTCCTTTAGCGTCTTGACTTTTGTATGATACTTTTTCACATGGCGGCTGAGATCTTTCTCACTCTTTGTCGCCCCGGCAAGATCGGTCATGGCAAAGGATGCGGAACCGTTCTTCCCTCTTCTTTTAAAAATCCAGGACACCAGCTTTTCTTCCATCGCCGATAATTGACTTTCAGAGGTTAGGGTAAAGAACAAGGTCTCATCCGGTGACCTGGCATCGCTGAGAAAACGGGTCGTCGCCTTTTGTTTACGGACCGTCGCCTTCCCTCTTTCCACCAGGGAGTACAGCCCTGCCATCAATGCTCCGTGGGTGAACTTCCCCCGCCTGTGGACCATATATAAAAGAAGGGGATCCGACTCCAGTACATCCCTCGTTCTCCCACTTCCTTTTATTCGGCCAATCATGAATCCAAGCATCATGATGAATAAAACGGCACCTAGGGTGAGTGCGAGCCCACCCAGCACTTTATTGTATGTTTTCATTTGAGCTTCCCTGTGAGCGACAAGGGCCACACGGTCTTCTTCTTCCTGAATGGCCGCTTCCAATGATTTTGGAGCAGCGGTCTTTTCCTGCTCACTCATGACTGAAGACGGGAAGAGCAGCCTAGTTTCCGTTAAGGTGTACATATCGGAAACAGGCGTTGTAAAGCGCACCACCTCTGGCCCCTCATCTTCCACCTTCCCCTTTGGACCATGAAAGAAAGCATGATACTCCGCCGGGTCGAGTTTTTCAGGAAAAACGAAATCAATCGTCACATTATGTAAATCAATATCATGATTAGTATCTGTTCCGAAAAAAGGAACCGTCACATCGCTGTATGAATCATACGATTTCACGGCAGCCTTCAACTCATACGCAAATAAAATGGTCTTCGTGGCGTCCTCCACGGGGAATGGTGAACGATACGTACCATCCTCCCGTTTCACATCAAGCTGACGAATATCCCTATTTTCAATGAAGCCAAGCTCCGCCTCATCATTGATCAGTTCAGAGGCTTTAAACCACTGCACTCCCTCATGGTGATCCTCATGTATGGCCCTTCTGATACTGTTGTACTTTCCATCAAACGTGTACGTGAATAATTCATTCACCAGCAGATTTCCATTCGGCTGGATCCACGCACGGATCTGAACTTCATCGATACTATAGGACTTTGCATAAGCCGTCTGTCCAAAGGAGAAGAGCAGGATAAATAGGATGGCTAATTTCTTGAACATATGCTTTACTCCTCCTTATTAAAAAATCAGGACTTATGATAAAAAGAACGACCTCACTTCATTCCAATTCTCTACGCGTACATATCCCGACTCATACCGGTTATGAGGAGCTGAAAACAATATCCCTTCCCCCTTAAAGTCTTTAAAATGCCTTGGGCTGTCGTCTATTAAATAGTCTGCATGAATAATGCTTTTGTTACCGCAGAAGACAAATTGTAAGTCTGATAGAAACGGGAAATGTTCTTTTAGCCATT
The DNA window shown above is from Rossellomorea vietnamensis and carries:
- a CDS encoding copper amine oxidase, coding for MKKTKLLKKIAAPMLGLSLLAPTASFAAETPTAVTPASDLRSTLDQLLSEHYVLAVNAMVKDYKDAPDEKEAYEALNQNALDMTPAIESIYGKEGAQKFEEIFAGHNEYSPDFVEAAKSDDAEMRKAAEAEVKDFVNEFSSFLSTATEGNLPEAAAKEVLTAHEMDVIEAFDSYVEEDYKGYQTNFKEGYDRMFDISKALSGAIVTQMPDKFNNTKVDAPAAELRSTLNNLAAEHFALAAMSMQKGVNEAPDYDTATWVEDMNTEAWTKAIGSIYGEEGAAQFKKLWTSEHINAQADLVSATLAGDDEGVKAAKDSLGMFTEEFGTFLATATEGNLPKDAAISSLKTHEDQVVKAFDSYVAEDYKASTDTFREGYAFMFGVGKALGDAIVKQNPEKFASSDMPEQMPNTGMGGAADEGMPMAAWITFVAVAMMAGGIIIKKKFADQQ
- a CDS encoding non-canonical purine NTP pyrophosphatase; this translates as MIKTIEKTMKEIIFVTTNKGKIASAQKELANIKVLPIEAELNEPRSDDIKEIAKQKVLQAYSIVKKPCIALDSGFFIPTLNGFPRAYVNHMLDTIGIEGILKLMLGEKNRACEFRSCLAYYDGEEMRFFESKSPGVIAEKIRGSENVNSWSDLWYIFIPDHFHKTMAEFGEGDFFEYNRLKEDSGMKKFGEWYSGSR
- a CDS encoding ATP-grasp domain-containing protein; the encoded protein is MLTNSESCLTVLEKEAPSHPFSTASKLVKNKAGFRQFLSSVYPDYYFRLISLEDLLHLNKEEIPFPVVIKPNKGYSSIGVYIIETEQEWDQAVESLYADLILTKNTYSNAVVDGEEIIIEEWIDGDEYAVDCYVTPSGKPVVLNILKRTFMNNRDTSDRIYFTSKQVINEIKEEIETFLHMLSERMDVKNFPFHLEVRKSRKGIRAIELNPLRFAGAGTTDLSHHAFGINGAEHYFQDKEPEWEDLLAQKGNEVYGFFCAEIPLEISKHFIESIDHEGLMNKFSHVIEYRAIQASNDRTFAVIFFQTADLDELQSLLHLDLSTFITLVQTEETAV
- a CDS encoding methyl-accepting chemotaxis protein, whose translation is MMKNLFNPKKSIQAQLFLSFIIPFFILGALIFLFIRFLTGYIFDEHVLPQFDQLLTINGENLARSIDETIVNEIILNEDQSNGAIGSELDQFIEGREGIEYVYVLTQKNGKDFIVGLNDSPDTMVESPFTDDQAKAFTNREPVLSSIYSDEWGMHKSYFVPLEGTNAIVGIDMSAQFISDLKRNITIFQSIFIGVAVLLGAILSYIIGRRMKKNFEQLLSSMNKVTNGDLTESITIDRADEIGTLALRYEEMRTSLKQVIHHVKGNANQINDTSAVLVTAFDELADGSNQIAIGTSEEANASESRSVHIDQISNGTTLMSDKITSVANQTKQIDQFTRNTGQIAKEGTGKIKKIQDQMNKIRSNGEINSTKLTQLDGKISQINRDIGLIKDVADQTNLLSLNASIEAARAGEAGKGFSIVAQEVQKLASLTDENVKTINAVLKDITDQTNEMLHANKEINTDIKEGADLVATSGELFQQIFQAVDSLTAQVAAMVENVADIQGTSQQTVESIHEVAAISEEGVATIQEISAASQQQHTTVNMLRNQNQELKEMADSLKKLVQNYKLS
- a CDS encoding WD40/YVTN/BNR-like repeat-containing protein, translating into MKYIMIGTACLMVIGIIAGTYFFEKEPKVSQPETAEIRDPGPPPLQSVDETAPVGYSLQQDQLQITYNHGEKWIQVPVEKENLFQGEYAGSEDELIPDSYILTEDLTAFLYARDYSVDKSVQLLFSKDKGKTWEDAKVTPASPPIRFRKVGFLNESFGYVILSADRTMSQEMITVYLSEDGGKTWKEMPRPDITRLIYDGGFVDEDTGFLSFGILNPEEPDLHVTQDGGKSWSKATMEIPDQYKRIFVIAEIPFKEEDHLAVYVNQGTNGDYEGGKVKGKFISDDQGRTWAFQEEVRPDED
- a CDS encoding DUF2207 domain-containing protein is translated as MFKKLAILFILLFSFGQTAYAKSYSIDEVQIRAWIQPNGNLLVNELFTYTFDGKYNSIRRAIHEDHHEGVQWFKASELINDEAELGFIENRDIRQLDVKREDGTYRSPFPVEDATKTILFAYELKAAVKSYDSYSDVTVPFFGTDTNHDIDLHNVTIDFVFPEKLDPAEYHAFFHGPKGKVEDEGPEVVRFTTPVSDMYTLTETRLLFPSSVMSEQEKTAAPKSLEAAIQEEEDRVALVAHREAQMKTYNKVLGGLALTLGAVLFIMMLGFMIGRIKGSGRTRDVLESDPLLLYMVHRRGKFTHGALMAGLYSLVERGKATVRKQKATTRFLSDARSPDETLFFTLTSESQLSAMEEKLVSWIFKRRGKNGSASFAMTDLAGATKSEKDLSRHVKKYHTKVKTLKEQEREWFAEVLKEAKEAGLLHDRWFHFVTKLAPLSVVLGTLCAYHFDMKSMFAMWFYGIIGCGSLVLLWWKNEKKWPALVFGVISFFAIAQLKDETSFFLLFLCLLITLFLLFFVPRHTLSGAALDVKAGIRRFRKQVKREGYPKGNGEEMDKWMVRTLLFERKRKLKRISSEGMEDSTLFSAAPLTALILSGQDPHEFLTNSWKWSGPPPSTSSGSSDGGFSGGGGGFDGGGGGGAGAD
- a CDS encoding class F sortase gives rise to the protein MKKRMLIILIAVLMIGAVSFQAIAKNGPEKETGTAQSVEKPTVKKEKAKSGVGTAHKEEEFVLLDSLKKKKTELEEQVKVQEEGITPSRVQIPSMDIDTNVIPVGLLENGEMEVPEETDVVGWYDRGVKVGAKGNAVLAGHVDSKKGPAIFFYLKNIEIGEKVIVTDEQGMKRTYEVKSKESYPSDEAPIEKIFGPSDKRNLNVITCTGTFNHDKHLYPDRLVVYTELISETNVNEAKAPEPPTTVQVDTGSVSWHSVKSDTVMGYRVYKKDADAKEYKHIASISAHERKSFFDEEAEQGDSYYITTVNIEDKESAPSDKVEVD
- a CDS encoding RNA polymerase alpha subunit C-terminal domain-containing protein, with the protein product MTFKENVKICDNGHTFVKKSDCPTCPVCEKERKPDTGFQSVLSSPARRALANNGITTLEELAGFSEKEVLAFHGMGPSSIPKLKKALGEIGLGFKGEG